The Winogradskyella schleiferi genome has a window encoding:
- the idi gene encoding isopentenyl-diphosphate Delta-isomerase yields MTEEQVILVDENDNKIGLMPKMEAHEKALLHRAFSVFVFNDKNELMLQQRAMHKYHTPGLWTNTCCSHQRDGETNLQAGKRRLQEEMGFVTDLEESTSFIYKAPFENGLTEHEYDHIMIGYYNDDPNINKDEVASWKWMSLEAIKSDMATNSELYTAWFKIIFEKFYEFINIKK; encoded by the coding sequence ATGACAGAAGAACAAGTCATCTTAGTAGATGAAAATGATAATAAAATTGGTTTAATGCCAAAAATGGAAGCGCACGAAAAAGCACTTTTGCATCGTGCATTTTCGGTTTTTGTCTTTAATGATAAAAATGAATTGATGCTACAGCAACGTGCTATGCATAAATATCATACACCAGGTCTTTGGACGAACACCTGTTGCAGTCATCAACGTGATGGTGAAACCAATTTGCAAGCAGGCAAACGTCGTTTGCAGGAAGAAATGGGCTTTGTAACTGATTTAGAAGAATCCACCTCATTTATTTATAAAGCACCTTTTGAAAATGGTCTAACAGAACATGAGTATGACCACATAATGATTGGGTATTATAACGACGATCCAAACATCAATAAAGATGAAGTGGCGAGCTGGAAATGGATGTCACTTGAAGCTATAAAATCCGATATGGCTACAAATTCAGAATTATACACCGCCTGGTTTAAAATAATTTTTGAAAAGTTTTACGAATTCATAAACATTAAAAAATAA
- a CDS encoding alpha/beta hydrolase family protein, whose product MKQYIILALCLVCSIGLSQDKTYTEEELAITKWIDGTLLSPNGNDKPNLAIIIAGSGPTNRNGNQNFLKNNSLKKLAEGLTDNGIATFRYDKRIVKQILKNNVDKDIMFDDFVSDASEVLDYFKEKDSYNKIYVIGHSQGSLVGMLSAKDKADGFISLAGAGNNIGDVIIEQVTKMAPKLGEEAQRVVGLLKKGENTTDYPDALGSLFGPNIQDFMINWMTYNPTEIIQDLKMPILIINGTKDLQVSVKEAELLKEANDQAKLLIIEKMNHVLFEIEGDDLENSKSYNESFRKVSPILIESITDFIKS is encoded by the coding sequence ATGAAACAGTATATAATTCTTGCTTTATGTTTGGTTTGTTCCATTGGTTTGAGTCAGGACAAAACTTATACGGAAGAAGAATTGGCTATTACAAAATGGATCGATGGTACATTACTGAGTCCAAACGGAAATGACAAACCCAATTTAGCCATCATAATTGCAGGTTCTGGTCCTACAAACCGAAACGGCAATCAAAATTTCCTTAAAAACAACTCCCTAAAGAAATTAGCAGAAGGACTCACGGACAATGGTATTGCAACCTTTAGATATGATAAGCGTATCGTAAAACAGATTCTAAAGAATAACGTCGATAAGGATATAATGTTCGATGATTTTGTAAGCGATGCTTCCGAAGTTTTAGATTACTTCAAGGAAAAAGATAGTTATAATAAAATTTATGTCATTGGTCATAGTCAAGGGAGCTTGGTCGGCATGCTATCGGCTAAAGACAAAGCTGACGGTTTTATTTCATTGGCTGGAGCTGGTAATAATATAGGTGATGTTATTATTGAACAAGTGACCAAAATGGCACCAAAATTAGGAGAAGAAGCGCAACGCGTCGTCGGTTTGCTAAAGAAGGGAGAAAACACCACGGATTATCCTGATGCTTTAGGTTCTTTATTTGGTCCTAACATACAAGATTTTATGATCAATTGGATGACTTATAATCCGACCGAAATTATTCAAGATTTAAAAATGCCGATTCTAATAATTAATGGCACAAAAGATCTACAGGTTTCGGTTAAAGAAGCAGAACTATTAAAAGAAGCCAATGACCAAGCCAAATTGCTAATTATCGAAAAGATGAACCATGTGCTTTTTGAAATTGAAGGCGATGATTTAGAAAACTCAAAATCATATAATGAATCCTTTCGAAAGGTTTCTCCCATACTTATTGAAAGTATTACGGATTTTATAAAATCTTAA
- a CDS encoding M15 family metallopeptidase, with the protein MNYKSIFYIGSLVLLLFGFQQKQTLPEGFVYVTSVIPDLNVELRYFSQNNFVGDTIDGYNSNRLILTKNTAEKLKLVQDELQKQNLCLKVYDGYRPQRAVNHFIRWAKDLNDTINKQQFYPEVNKRNLFKAGYIASRSGHSRGSTIDLTIIDGETGAPLDMGSPYDFFGEASWVAHDDLTEKQKQNRQLLQTVMLKHNFRNYPKEWWHFTLRWEPFPKTYFDFEVE; encoded by the coding sequence ATGAATTATAAATCAATATTTTACATAGGAAGTTTAGTCTTGCTTTTATTTGGTTTTCAACAAAAGCAAACTTTGCCTGAAGGTTTTGTGTATGTGACATCCGTAATTCCGGATTTGAATGTGGAACTACGGTATTTTTCCCAAAACAATTTTGTTGGTGATACTATAGATGGTTACAATTCCAATCGTTTGATATTAACCAAAAACACAGCCGAAAAGTTGAAATTGGTTCAAGATGAATTGCAAAAACAAAATCTTTGTTTAAAAGTGTATGACGGTTACAGACCACAACGAGCCGTGAATCATTTTATCCGTTGGGCAAAAGATTTGAACGATACCATTAATAAACAGCAATTTTATCCTGAAGTGAATAAAAGAAACCTGTTTAAAGCGGGTTATATAGCCTCTCGTTCTGGGCATAGTAGAGGCAGTACAATAGATTTGACAATCATCGACGGTGAAACAGGAGCACCTTTGGATATGGGAAGTCCTTACGATTTTTTTGGCGAGGCATCTTGGGTTGCCCATGATGATTTAACGGAAAAGCAAAAGCAAAACCGCCAATTGTTACAAACCGTAATGTTGAAGCATAACTTCAGAAATTACCCAAAAGAGTGGTGGCATTTTACTTTGCGTTGGGAACCCTTTCCTAAGACTTATTTTGATTTTGAGGTGGAGTAA
- a CDS encoding DUF819 family protein, producing the protein MIALGLVFFTESKKTGFWHKFYRIVPGLLMCYLIPAIFNSFGLISDEISESYFIASRYLLPASLVLLTLSIDLKAIFNLGWKALVMFFTGTIGIVIGGPIAILLISSFSPETVGGAGFDATWRGLATLAGSWIGGGANQAAMLEIYEFNQELYGGMVLVDIVVANIWMAIILLGIGKRKKIDKWFKADNTAIDELQNKVQAFSDKITRNPSLTDIIVILAFAFGAVGIAHYGADNISVFLKDNFEAVSNPKSALSSFGSGFFWLISIATLIGVLLSFTKAKNYEGAGASKIGSVFIYILVATIGMKMDLGKIFENPGLILIGLVWMAIHALLLILIAKLIKAPFFFLAVGSQANVGGAASAPVVAAAFHPSLATVGALLAVFGYVVGTYGAILCAELMKIAATG; encoded by the coding sequence ATGATTGCTTTAGGTTTAGTTTTTTTTACAGAATCAAAGAAAACTGGGTTTTGGCATAAATTCTACCGTATTGTACCAGGATTATTGATGTGCTATTTAATTCCTGCGATATTTAATTCATTTGGTTTAATTTCAGATGAAATCTCCGAAAGTTATTTTATTGCAAGTCGCTATTTACTGCCTGCTTCGTTGGTTTTATTAACTTTAAGCATAGACCTAAAAGCTATTTTCAATTTAGGTTGGAAAGCTTTAGTTATGTTCTTTACAGGCACAATAGGAATTGTAATAGGTGGTCCTATCGCTATTTTATTAATTTCTTCATTTTCACCAGAAACTGTTGGTGGAGCAGGTTTTGATGCTACATGGAGAGGATTGGCAACATTAGCTGGTAGTTGGATTGGTGGTGGAGCAAATCAAGCAGCTATGTTGGAGATTTACGAGTTTAATCAAGAACTTTATGGAGGAATGGTTTTGGTTGATATTGTGGTGGCTAATATTTGGATGGCAATTATTTTATTAGGTATTGGAAAACGAAAAAAGATTGACAAATGGTTTAAAGCAGACAATACAGCTATTGATGAACTTCAAAATAAAGTACAAGCGTTTAGTGATAAAATCACACGAAATCCATCATTAACAGATATTATTGTCATTCTAGCTTTTGCTTTTGGTGCCGTTGGAATTGCGCATTATGGAGCAGATAACATATCTGTATTTTTAAAAGATAATTTCGAAGCCGTAAGTAATCCAAAAAGTGCATTATCATCTTTTGGTAGTGGATTCTTTTGGCTTATTTCTATTGCCACACTTATTGGTGTTTTATTGTCTTTTACAAAAGCGAAAAATTATGAAGGTGCTGGTGCCAGTAAAATAGGAAGTGTATTTATTTATATTCTTGTTGCAACCATTGGAATGAAAATGGATTTGGGTAAAATATTTGAAAATCCTGGACTTATTTTAATTGGATTGGTTTGGATGGCAATTCATGCCTTATTATTGATTTTAATTGCAAAATTGATAAAAGCACCTTTCTTCTTTTTAGCCGTGGGCAGTCAAGCCAATGTTGGTGGCGCAGCTTCTGCACCAGTTGTAGCAGCCGCTTTTCATCCGTCTTTAGCAACTGTTGGAGCTTTATTAGCTGTATTTGGCTATGTTGTTGGCACGTATGGCGCTATTCTTTGTGCAGAACTTATGAAAATAGCAGCTACTGGTTAG
- a CDS encoding DoxX family protein: protein MNEPIGLYIMAAIYVLAGIMHFIKPKMYMRIMPKYLPNHKALVYLSGIAEMLLGIGLCIPAIKNMAIFGIIAMLAVFLLVHFYMLSGEKASAGIPKWILILRIPLQFGLMYWAWVYL, encoded by the coding sequence ATGAATGAACCAATTGGTCTTTACATAATGGCCGCAATTTATGTTTTAGCAGGCATTATGCACTTTATAAAGCCAAAAATGTATATGCGGATTATGCCAAAATATTTACCAAACCATAAAGCTTTGGTGTATTTGAGCGGAATCGCAGAGATGCTATTAGGTATTGGATTATGTATTCCCGCTATAAAAAATATGGCCATTTTTGGCATTATTGCAATGTTGGCGGTTTTTCTTTTGGTCCATTTTTATATGCTTTCTGGCGAAAAAGCATCTGCAGGAATTCCGAAATGGATTTTGATTTTACGGATTCCACTTCAATTTGGTTTGATGTATTGGGCTTGGGTTTATTTATAG
- a CDS encoding 6-pyruvoyl trahydropterin synthase family protein, which yields MKVTVHRKAHFNAAHRLYRKDWSFEKNDAVFGLCNNPNFHGHNYELIASVTGKIDPETGFVIDVKILKDLIKSEIEDAFDHKNLNVEVPEFKDLNPTAENIAVVIYNKLKSKLDPKFQLKITLYETPRNFVTYSGD from the coding sequence ATGAAAGTTACGGTCCACAGAAAAGCACATTTTAACGCAGCACACCGATTATATAGAAAAGATTGGAGCTTTGAGAAAAACGATGCCGTTTTTGGTTTGTGCAATAATCCTAATTTTCACGGCCATAATTATGAATTAATTGCAAGTGTAACAGGGAAAATTGATCCTGAAACCGGTTTCGTAATTGACGTAAAAATTTTAAAAGACCTCATTAAATCTGAAATTGAGGATGCTTTTGACCATAAGAACTTAAATGTTGAAGTACCAGAATTTAAAGATCTAAATCCTACGGCAGAAAATATCGCAGTTGTTATTTACAACAAGCTGAAATCAAAGCTAGATCCAAAATTTCAACTTAAAATTACGCTTTACGAAACGCCTCGTAACTTTGTCACCTATTCTGGAGACTAA
- a CDS encoding Arc family DNA binding domain-containing protein: MSKKKAFALRINEDMLKAVEKWASDEFRSTNGQIEWMLMQYLKEHNRQPKQKDKPKDKE, from the coding sequence ATGTCCAAAAAGAAAGCCTTTGCATTACGAATCAATGAAGACATGCTGAAAGCCGTTGAAAAATGGGCTTCGGATGAGTTTCGCAGTACCAACGGTCAAATCGAATGGATGTTAATGCAATATTTAAAAGAACATAACAGGCAACCCAAACAAAAAGATAAACCCAAAGACAAAGAGTGA
- a CDS encoding DUF6249 domain-containing protein: protein MNEEILIPLSLFAAIFGMVYLYLSTRNKERLALIEKGADASIFNLGKRSGSSWKVIVLNLAFLLMGIGLGVFIANILETYTGLDDNAIYPAMIFLMAGVGLYIGFTQTKKALDD, encoded by the coding sequence ATGAACGAAGAAATTTTAATACCGCTTAGTCTATTCGCAGCAATTTTTGGAATGGTATATTTATATCTGTCCACTAGAAACAAGGAACGCTTGGCACTTATTGAAAAAGGTGCAGATGCAAGTATTTTTAACCTCGGCAAACGCTCTGGTTCCTCTTGGAAAGTTATTGTTTTAAACTTAGCGTTTCTATTAATGGGCATTGGGTTAGGCGTGTTTATTGCTAATATTCTAGAAACTTATACGGGTTTAGATGATAATGCTATTTATCCAGCTATGATATTCTTAATGGCTGGAGTGGGTCTCTATATAGGCTTTACCCAAACCAAAAAAGCATTAGATGACTAA
- a CDS encoding PorP/SprF family type IX secretion system membrane protein: MIHKSSLIKGLIVLVFILVSTVSFAQQDPQYTHYMFNTLSVNPAYAGQRETLSVVGLHRSQWVGIDGAPQTQSLGAHTPLRNERIGLGLNIVKDALGPASETFVDANVSYTIPINANDLKLSFGAKGGFYMLDTDWSKGRYRDTDPAFENDLNLISPMIGAGLYMHTRKWYVGLAVPNFIETKHYDDYEESVATERMHFYLIGGYVFNISETTELKPAFLLKGVSGAPLIADVSANFWIQKKVTLGLAWRWDDSVSALAGLQITPGMFVGYSYDLTTTGLSNYNSGTHEFTLRFEVKRLGRILSPRFF, from the coding sequence ATGATACATAAATCATCACTAATAAAAGGATTAATAGTTTTAGTATTTATACTAGTTAGTACTGTTAGTTTTGCGCAGCAAGATCCTCAATACACACATTACATGTTTAATACTTTGAGTGTTAATCCTGCTTATGCTGGTCAAAGAGAGACGTTGAGTGTCGTTGGTTTACACAGATCACAATGGGTTGGAATAGATGGTGCACCTCAAACACAATCATTAGGTGCTCATACGCCATTGCGTAACGAACGCATTGGTTTAGGCTTAAATATTGTAAAAGATGCTTTGGGTCCTGCTAGTGAAACATTTGTAGATGCTAATGTGTCTTACACCATTCCTATAAATGCCAATGACTTAAAATTATCATTTGGTGCAAAAGGCGGGTTTTATATGTTGGATACCGATTGGAGCAAAGGACGCTATAGAGATACGGATCCAGCATTTGAGAATGATTTAAATTTAATATCACCAATGATTGGAGCTGGTTTATACATGCATACCCGAAAATGGTATGTAGGTCTGGCGGTTCCTAATTTTATTGAGACCAAACATTATGACGATTATGAGGAGTCAGTTGCCACAGAGCGTATGCATTTCTATTTAATTGGTGGTTATGTTTTCAACATTAGTGAAACTACAGAATTAAAACCTGCATTTTTATTAAAAGGAGTCTCGGGAGCACCATTGATTGCAGATGTATCGGCTAATTTTTGGATTCAAAAGAAAGTTACCTTAGGTTTGGCCTGGAGATGGGACGATTCAGTCAGTGCTTTAGCAGGTTTACAGATAACGCCTGGCATGTTTGTTGGTTATAGTTATGATTTAACAACAACAGGTCTCAGTAATTATAATAGTGGTACACACGAATTCACATTAAGATTTGAAGTTAAAAGATTAGGTAGAATATTATCACCACGTTTCTTCTAA
- a CDS encoding OmpA family protein, protein MKTILKYILLTVVFVCSSTTFAQNGKIQSVKDDYRDFAYVKTSEVLLEVANKGYKSVDLFQKLANSFYFQNKMEEAAKWYGELINMGEVVDPEYYFRYALALKGIKDYEGSDEWMAKFNELKPEDSRGKAFLSKVDYKLTIEELSRDDIEPMNLEINTELSDFGTTEYENSIVFASARGGGRKYRWNEEPYLDLYSVEKNEEGAFGDVKNIEGDVNTKYHESSAVFSPNGKYMFFTRNNYHRLKYKEDDTGINRLQLYRATLSDDGKWENIHKVHFNSIDYSVAHPSLNVTGTKLYFASDMPGTFGQSDIFVVDVNDDGTLGEPENLGSAINTEGQESFPFINTSGDLYFSSTGFPGLGGLDVFKSEGIDKKVKEGSNRNFPIENVGKPVNSEWDDFGYYENLVTKRVYFSSNREGGKGSDDIYTFEVPELKLLVEGIVEDINTKELIPGATVILYDEEGNEIARQTVGEDAYFKFKVDPKKEYLVRVEKDKYTSDEKRFTTPNKNQELKMEMLIEKDEQQIEPCDDLAKVLDIPIIYFDFDKSNIRYDAEIEIQKVLAVLTKYPTMHIDIRSHTDCRGPAAYNEKLSDRRAKSTRQYLIDKGVEGERLTAKGYGETRLVNDCGCDAENSKNCSEEEHQLNRRSEFIITSINGKTCDDKIEEK, encoded by the coding sequence ATGAAAACAATATTAAAATATATACTATTAACAGTCGTATTTGTATGCTCTTCAACCACTTTTGCTCAAAATGGAAAGATTCAAAGTGTTAAAGATGACTATAGGGATTTTGCTTATGTAAAAACAAGTGAAGTTTTGTTAGAAGTAGCAAACAAAGGTTATAAATCAGTGGATCTCTTTCAAAAATTAGCCAATTCGTTCTATTTCCAGAATAAAATGGAAGAAGCTGCTAAATGGTATGGTGAATTAATAAATATGGGAGAAGTCGTTGATCCAGAGTATTATTTTAGATATGCCTTAGCACTAAAGGGGATCAAGGATTACGAAGGTTCAGATGAATGGATGGCTAAATTCAACGAGCTGAAACCAGAAGATTCAAGAGGAAAGGCTTTTTTATCTAAGGTAGATTATAAATTGACTATTGAAGAATTAAGTAGAGACGATATTGAACCAATGAACCTCGAGATCAATACAGAGTTATCTGATTTCGGCACCACAGAATACGAAAACAGTATAGTGTTCGCTTCAGCAAGAGGTGGAGGACGTAAATACAGATGGAATGAAGAGCCTTATTTAGATTTGTATTCCGTAGAAAAAAACGAAGAAGGAGCTTTTGGTGACGTAAAAAATATAGAAGGCGATGTAAATACTAAATACCATGAATCGAGTGCTGTGTTTTCACCTAATGGAAAATACATGTTCTTTACAAGAAATAATTATCACAGATTAAAATATAAAGAAGACGATACGGGAATTAATAGACTACAATTATACAGAGCTACTTTAAGTGACGATGGTAAATGGGAAAATATCCATAAAGTGCATTTTAATAGTATAGATTATAGTGTAGCACATCCTTCCCTAAACGTAACAGGAACTAAATTATATTTTGCTTCGGATATGCCAGGTACTTTTGGGCAATCCGATATTTTCGTTGTCGATGTTAATGATGATGGTACTCTAGGTGAGCCAGAAAATTTAGGATCTGCAATAAATACCGAAGGTCAAGAGTCATTTCCATTTATTAATACGAGTGGAGATTTATATTTTTCCTCAACAGGATTTCCGGGATTAGGAGGCTTGGATGTTTTTAAATCTGAAGGTATAGATAAAAAAGTCAAAGAAGGTTCCAATAGAAATTTCCCGATAGAAAATGTTGGAAAACCAGTAAATAGTGAATGGGACGATTTTGGCTATTACGAAAACTTAGTCACTAAACGTGTTTATTTCAGTTCAAATAGAGAAGGAGGTAAAGGTAGTGATGACATTTATACATTTGAAGTCCCAGAATTAAAACTTTTGGTTGAAGGTATCGTTGAAGATATAAATACTAAAGAATTAATACCAGGTGCAACGGTTATTTTATATGATGAAGAAGGAAACGAAATAGCGCGTCAAACCGTTGGAGAAGATGCGTATTTTAAATTTAAAGTAGATCCTAAAAAGGAATACTTAGTTAGAGTTGAAAAAGATAAATATACGTCAGACGAAAAACGTTTTACCACACCAAACAAAAATCAGGAATTGAAGATGGAAATGCTCATAGAGAAGGATGAGCAACAGATAGAGCCTTGTGATGATTTGGCTAAAGTATTGGATATTCCTATTATTTATTTTGATTTTGATAAGTCTAATATAAGATATGATGCTGAAATTGAAATTCAAAAAGTATTAGCAGTATTGACCAAATATCCAACCATGCACATTGATATTCGTAGCCATACCGATTGCAGAGGTCCAGCAGCTTATAATGAAAAATTGTCAGACCGAAGAGCAAAATCTACACGTCAATATTTAATAGATAAAGGCGTTGAAGGCGAGCGATTAACAGCCAAAGGTTATGGCGAAACAAGATTAGTAAATGATTGTGGTTGCGATGCTGAAAATTCAAAAAATTGTTCTGAGGAAGAACATCAACTTAACAGACGAAGTGAATTTATTATTACGAGTATAAATGGTAAAACCTGTGATGATAAAATAGAAGAAAAATAA
- a CDS encoding DUF4369 domain-containing protein — protein sequence MTKLNKALSLIILVMLAVSCGKESDSNFTLKGKIKGLKKGVVYLQKDGDSSVVNLDSMVIVGQPEFNLQTNLDEPILLYLKLFKNDGEEHYIPFFADKGVTEINTTLKHFDFDSEIKGSKQHELLEEYLGIMSQFNNKNLDIIEASFNAQKDKDSTAIDSLNKITDQLIKRKYAYTIQFAMNNKDSEVAPYLALYETRNANPVFIDSIYNNLTPEVKNSFYGKKLEESIANRKSAE from the coding sequence ATGACAAAATTAAACAAAGCCCTAAGTCTTATTATATTAGTAATGTTAGCCGTTTCCTGTGGAAAGGAAAGCGACAGCAATTTTACCCTAAAAGGTAAGATAAAAGGGTTAAAAAAAGGGGTGGTCTATCTTCAAAAAGATGGCGATTCCAGTGTTGTTAACTTGGATTCTATGGTTATTGTAGGTCAACCTGAATTTAATTTACAAACCAATTTAGACGAGCCTATACTACTCTATTTAAAATTGTTTAAAAATGATGGTGAAGAGCATTATATTCCATTTTTTGCGGATAAAGGTGTGACTGAAATTAATACCACTTTAAAACATTTTGATTTTGATTCTGAAATAAAAGGCTCCAAACAACATGAGCTTTTAGAGGAGTACTTAGGCATCATGTCACAATTCAACAATAAAAATTTAGACATCATTGAAGCGAGTTTTAACGCGCAAAAAGATAAGGATAGTACAGCAATTGATTCTTTAAATAAAATTACCGATCAGCTTATAAAACGTAAATATGCTTATACGATTCAGTTCGCCATGAATAATAAGGATAGCGAAGTTGCGCCTTATCTGGCCTTATATGAAACGCGAAATGCAAATCCTGTGTTCATAGATTCTATATACAACAATCTAACTCCTGAAGTTAAGAATTCATTTTATGGTAAAAAATTGGAAGAATCCATCGCAAACAGAAAATCGGCTGAATAA
- a CDS encoding SPFH domain-containing protein: protein MTEEKIIVPANGYLMLFLFIALFFGSITLIPITQTVWPVFGIVVAIVLAFGFLMVQPNGSRVLLLFGKYVGTVKKNGFYWVNPLYTKKKISLRASNFDSERLKVNDKLGNPIMISTILVWRVHNTYKAAFDVDNYENFVRVQTDAAVRKLASMYPYDNFADEGVVEDITLRSSVNEVSEALEKEIDERLTIAGIEVLEARIGYLAYANEIANAMLKRQQATAIVAARHKIVEGAVSMVEMAIEQLSRKNVVDLDEERKAAMVSNLMVVLCGDKDASPVLNTGTLNH, encoded by the coding sequence ATGACAGAAGAAAAAATCATCGTCCCTGCAAATGGCTACTTAATGTTATTCCTATTTATAGCATTATTCTTTGGAAGTATCACTCTCATTCCCATAACACAAACGGTCTGGCCTGTATTTGGTATTGTCGTCGCAATTGTATTGGCATTCGGGTTTTTAATGGTACAACCAAATGGCTCCCGTGTGTTACTTTTATTTGGAAAATATGTTGGCACCGTAAAAAAGAACGGCTTCTATTGGGTAAATCCATTATATACGAAAAAGAAAATCTCCTTAAGAGCCAGTAACTTTGATAGCGAACGTTTAAAAGTGAATGACAAATTAGGAAATCCAATAATGATCAGTACTATTTTAGTTTGGCGCGTTCATAACACTTACAAAGCGGCTTTTGATGTTGATAATTATGAAAATTTTGTACGTGTGCAAACTGATGCGGCAGTTCGGAAATTAGCAAGCATGTACCCTTATGATAACTTTGCAGATGAAGGTGTGGTTGAAGATATCACGCTTCGTTCTAGCGTCAATGAAGTAAGTGAAGCTTTAGAAAAAGAAATAGACGAGCGCTTAACCATTGCAGGCATAGAAGTTCTAGAAGCCAGAATTGGCTATTTGGCGTATGCCAACGAGATCGCTAACGCCATGTTAAAACGCCAACAAGCGACAGCCATCGTAGCAGCAAGACATAAAATTGTTGAAGGTGCAGTAAGTATGGTAGAAATGGCCATTGAACAACTCAGTAGAAAAAATGTCGTGGATCTAGATGAAGAACGTAAAGCGGCAATGGTCAGTAATCTGATGGTGGTGCTTTGTGGAGATAAAGATGCTTCGCCAGTTTTAAATACGGGAACTTTAAATCATTGA
- a CDS encoding peptidase associated/transthyretin-like domain-containing protein, which yields MHKFLFILLFIGQLSFAQITIKDSISTYPVSYATISFGNGNGIFADDEGQFFFTKKLYPDIDSLFISALGFKDLNVSTSSLPSQLLMHPEASELDEVLVGVTIDRKFKEEKLKPYLDDDYYNCWLPTIESEIAVYFPKTTNQDQKLKTVFFPIALESKDWEKRNRKNSEKKKFSTLFKVKFYDNNNGVPGKVLTYETIVFRATEKTGDAFELNVEDYDIYIPENGFFVSLQVLGYTNKEGKLLPNKKYKEIKSKSGDIVKIPTNFRPLLPFTDEVEGKNTYIKRVFINGNNWVKFDKGNGLQSSLLKRDLFNYGIGLTYKTYKDE from the coding sequence ATGCACAAATTTTTATTTATCCTACTTTTTATTGGGCAATTATCTTTTGCCCAGATCACTATTAAAGACAGTATTTCAACTTATCCTGTGAGTTATGCCACTATTTCGTTCGGAAATGGTAACGGTATTTTTGCGGATGATGAAGGTCAGTTTTTCTTCACCAAGAAATTATATCCAGATATCGATTCGCTTTTTATTTCGGCTTTGGGTTTTAAAGATTTGAATGTTTCGACAAGCAGTTTGCCCAGCCAATTATTGATGCATCCTGAAGCTTCAGAATTAGATGAAGTTTTGGTTGGAGTTACAATAGATAGAAAATTCAAAGAAGAAAAACTAAAACCATACCTAGACGACGATTATTACAATTGTTGGCTACCAACCATAGAATCTGAGATTGCGGTTTATTTTCCTAAAACCACTAACCAAGATCAAAAGCTAAAAACGGTATTTTTTCCCATTGCATTAGAATCGAAGGATTGGGAAAAACGCAATCGTAAAAACAGTGAAAAGAAAAAATTTTCGACCTTATTTAAAGTAAAATTTTATGACAATAATAATGGTGTTCCCGGGAAAGTGTTGACCTACGAAACCATTGTTTTTAGAGCGACTGAAAAAACTGGAGATGCCTTTGAGCTGAATGTCGAAGATTACGACATTTACATTCCTGAAAATGGTTTTTTTGTGTCCCTTCAAGTTTTGGGTTACACTAACAAAGAGGGAAAGCTGTTACCTAATAAAAAGTACAAAGAGATTAAATCTAAATCTGGTGATATCGTAAAAATCCCGACCAACTTTAGACCATTATTGCCTTTTACAGATGAAGTGGAAGGCAAAAACACTTACATCAAACGCGTGTTCATCAATGGCAACAATTGGGTGAAGTTTGACAAAGGCAATGGTTTACAATCCAGTCTACTCAAACGGGATTTATTTAATTATGGCATTGGTTTAACCTATAAAACTTATAAAGATGAATGA